In Streptomyces qaidamensis, one DNA window encodes the following:
- a CDS encoding DUF4396 domain-containing protein translates to MEHHAQPAAWVEALGWTSLAVAFAGALFITVDIFGRGYRQKMWIMNLVYPITALYWGPVAVWFYVVHGRRNSQPVLEKRGAPDPERMPRWNVLSKAISHCGAGCTLGDIAAEWLVFATGLTIAGKALYADFALDFVFAWVLGVVFQYFTIVPMRKIGRARGIWAAVKADTLSIIAFQVGLFLGMWIYQELFFAPGLPKTTATYWMLMQVSMVFGFFTAWPVNAWLVRKGWKEKM, encoded by the coding sequence ATGGAACATCACGCACAACCGGCGGCCTGGGTGGAGGCGCTCGGCTGGACGAGCCTTGCCGTAGCGTTCGCCGGCGCCCTGTTCATCACCGTCGACATCTTCGGCCGTGGTTACCGCCAGAAGATGTGGATCATGAATCTGGTCTACCCGATCACCGCGCTGTACTGGGGACCCGTCGCAGTGTGGTTCTACGTGGTCCACGGGCGGCGGAACTCCCAGCCGGTCCTGGAGAAGCGGGGAGCGCCGGATCCCGAGCGGATGCCCAGGTGGAATGTGCTCTCCAAGGCGATCAGCCACTGCGGTGCCGGCTGCACCCTGGGCGACATCGCCGCTGAGTGGCTGGTGTTCGCCACCGGCCTGACGATCGCCGGCAAGGCGCTCTACGCCGACTTCGCGCTCGACTTCGTCTTCGCCTGGGTCCTGGGCGTGGTCTTCCAGTACTTCACCATTGTGCCGATGCGGAAAATCGGCCGTGCGAGGGGGATCTGGGCCGCGGTCAAGGCGGACACGCTGTCCATCATCGCTTTCCAGGTCGGCCTGTTCCTGGGGATGTGGATCTACCAGGAACTGTTCTTCGCGCCCGGGCTTCCCAAGACGACGGCGACCTATTGGATGCTGATGCAGGTGTCGATGGTGTTCGGGTTCTTCACGGCCTGGCCGGTCAATGCCTGGCTGGTCCGCAAGGGCTGGAAGGAGAAGATGTAG